In Phaenicophaeus curvirostris isolate KB17595 chromosome 14, BPBGC_Pcur_1.0, whole genome shotgun sequence, a single genomic region encodes these proteins:
- the NRN1L gene encoding neuritin-like protein, whose amino-acid sequence MGCGCWRLLSVVWPLLLHLAVSQEPVSMAGKCDTIYKGFAGCLISLGDSMAQSVRRQREEGGEEAQELDTICKSWDDFHACASEVLSSCPEEAAAIWESLRQESRKIQFQGNLQELCSGRLASARGSPAAETNQATLRGLATLLCPRLLALLALPLLLPWL is encoded by the exons ATGGGCTGCGGCTGCTGGCGGCTGCTGAGCGTCGTGTGGCCGCTGCTCCTGCACCTCG ctgTGAGCCAGGAGCCCGTCAGCATGGCAGGGAAGTGCGACACCATCTACAAGGGCTTTGCCGGCTGCCTCATCAGCCTGGGCGACAGCATGGCCCAGAGCGTCCGGCGGCAGCGGGAAGAGGGCGGCGAGGAGGCACAGGAGCTGGACACCATCTGCAA gTCCTGGGACGACTTCCATGCCTGTGCTAGTGAAGTGCTGTCAAGCTGCCCCGAGGAAGCAGCTGCAATCTGGGAGTCGCTGCGCCAAGAGTCCCGCAAGATCCAGTTCCAGGGGAACCTGCAGGAGCTGTGCAGCGGCCGCCTGGCCAGCGCCCGTGGCTCACCGGCTGCTGAGACCAACCAGGCCACCCTGCGGGGCTTGGCCACCCTGCTGTGCCCCCggctgctggccctgctggccctgccgctgctgctgccctggctctAG